In the genome of Candidatus Omnitrophota bacterium, one region contains:
- the dinB gene encoding DNA polymerase IV, translated as MMRKPRYIVHVDMDAFFASVEQLDHPEHMGKPVIVGADPAGGKGRGVVAACSYEARKFGIHSAMPISHAYNRCPAGIFLRPRMERYAEISHMVFCIFERFTPDIEPISVDEAFLDISGSFHLFGTPEDTCRKIKETVKQVTGLTASVGLAPNMMTAKIASDLKKPDGLVIVTSEGLTDFLDPLPVSRLWGVGERTLEHLHNMGIRTIGALARTSGDLLEGTFGKSGRHLWLLARGIDERPVESGYSARSVSNEYTFNSDSHDEDKIKDIIMQLSEKVSHRMRKDGLKGRTITLKIRFTGFHTFTRATTLERDTNYVDDIYKGAASKLVEFDIKGKGVRLVGVKVSNLASSSGDILLFDMDTATTRKKERLHAAIDRLIDKFGEGSLRRRA; from the coding sequence ATGATGAGAAAGCCCAGATACATAGTACATGTGGACATGGACGCCTTTTTCGCGTCCGTCGAGCAACTTGACCATCCTGAACACATGGGCAAACCCGTGATAGTGGGCGCCGACCCGGCCGGTGGAAAAGGACGCGGCGTGGTGGCGGCTTGCTCATATGAAGCCCGTAAATTCGGCATACACTCCGCGATGCCGATATCCCATGCCTACAACAGGTGTCCGGCCGGGATATTCCTGCGGCCCCGCATGGAAAGATACGCGGAGATCTCCCACATGGTGTTCTGTATCTTTGAAAGGTTCACCCCGGACATCGAGCCGATAAGTGTCGACGAAGCCTTCCTCGACATATCCGGCAGCTTCCACCTTTTCGGTACCCCCGAAGATACCTGTCGCAAGATAAAAGAGACCGTGAAACAAGTGACCGGCCTTACCGCTTCCGTGGGCCTCGCCCCGAACATGATGACCGCCAAAATAGCGTCGGACCTGAAAAAACCGGATGGACTGGTAATAGTAACAAGCGAAGGGCTTACGGATTTCCTGGACCCCCTACCCGTCTCCAGGCTTTGGGGTGTCGGCGAAAGGACCCTGGAACATCTGCACAACATGGGCATAAGGACCATCGGCGCCCTCGCGCGTACAAGCGGTGACCTTCTCGAAGGGACTTTCGGCAAAAGCGGGAGGCATCTATGGCTCCTCGCAAGAGGCATAGACGAACGTCCTGTCGAAAGCGGATATTCCGCGAGGTCCGTCAGCAATGAATACACTTTCAACTCGGATTCACACGATGAGGACAAGATCAAGGATATTATCATGCAGCTCAGCGAAAAGGTCTCACATCGCATGCGCAAGGACGGCCTTAAAGGACGCACGATAACCCTGAAGATACGTTTCACTGGTTTCCATACATTCACCCGCGCGACAACGCTCGAGCGGGATACGAATTACGTGGACGATATATACAAAGGAGCGGCATCGAAACTCGTGGAATTCGACATAAAGGGCAAAGGAGTACGTCTTGTGGGCGTAAAAGTCTCCAATCTCGCGTCTTCCTCCGGGGACATATTGCTTTTCGACATGGATACGGCCACGACAAGGAAAAAAGAGCGCCTCCACGCGGCCATCGACCGTCTTATCGACAAATTCGGCGAAGGCTCCCTGCGTAGACGCGCTTGA
- a CDS encoding DJ-1/PfpI family protein: protein MPRKALVVLAEGFEDVEAVTAIDVLRRAEIEVTVAGLGSETVKGARGVVVKADTLLEKADDMPDAIVLPGGMPGAENLARSTRLKDLIVKLDKAGKLICAICAAPALVLEPTGVLEGKKATCYPGMEKSFSPLVKFTKENVVQDRNVITSRGPATAIAFGLKIAENLVGKAKADMIGEHMLV, encoded by the coding sequence ATGCCCAGAAAAGCCCTGGTGGTGCTCGCGGAAGGGTTCGAGGATGTCGAAGCCGTGACCGCGATAGATGTCCTTCGCCGCGCTGAAATAGAAGTTACTGTAGCCGGTCTTGGATCGGAAACCGTGAAAGGCGCGAGAGGAGTGGTGGTGAAGGCCGATACTCTCCTGGAAAAAGCCGATGATATGCCGGACGCCATAGTCCTGCCGGGAGGCATGCCCGGGGCTGAGAACCTGGCGAGGTCAACACGGCTCAAAGACCTTATTGTTAAGCTCGACAAGGCCGGAAAGCTCATATGCGCGATATGCGCCGCTCCGGCGCTTGTATTAGAGCCCACAGGAGTTCTGGAAGGTAAAAAAGCCACATGTTATCCCGGTATGGAAAAAAGCTTTTCACCGCTTGTGAAGTTCACAAAAGAAAATGTCGTGCAGGACAGGAACGTTATTACCAGTCGCGGCCCGGCTACGGCCATAGCCTTCGGGCTTAAGATAGCGGAGAATCTTGTCGGTAAGGCCAAAGCTGACATGATAGGCGAGCATATGCTGGTGTGA